The DNA sequence ACATCCAGGCGATCACCACCTCCGAAATCAAGGTCAGCGTCCTCATTTCCGAGGAATATGTCGAGCTGGCGGTGCGCGTCCTGCACTCGGCCTATGGGCTCGATGCCCCCGAAGGCGTCGCGGCATGACCCGGCTCGACCAGCTGTCGCAACGCGGCCGCGACTTTCTGGGCGCGCGCCAGGCGATCATGGCCGGCGCCATGACCTGGGTCAGCGAACGGCATCTGGTCAGCGCCATTTCCAACGCCGGCGGCTTTGGCGTCATTGCCTGCGGGTCGATGACGCCGGCGCTGCTCGATGCCGAAATCGCGGCGACGCGGGCGCTGACTGACAAGCCGTTCGGCGTCAATCTGATCACCCTGCATCCGGCGATGATGGAACTCATCGGCGTCTGCGCGCGCCACGGCGTGAGCCACATCGTCCTCGCCGGCGGGCTGCCGTCGGGGGCCGCCATTGCGGCGATCAAGGCCGCCGGTGCGAAGCTGATGTGCTTTGCCCCCACGGCGGCGCTGGCCCGGAAGCTGGTGCGATCGGGTGTGGACGCCATCATCATCGAAGGGTCGGAAGCCGGCGGCCATATCGGGCCGGTATCGCTCGGCGTGCTGGCGCAGGAAATCCTGCCGGTCATCACCGATGTGCCGGTGTTCGTCGCCGGCGGCATCGGGCGCGGCGCGGCGATCGCGGCCTGGCTCGAAATGGGGGCGTCGGGCGTCCAGCTCGGCACGCGCTTTGCGGCATCGGCGGAAAGTGTTGCCCATGCCAATTTCAAGAAGGCGTTTTTTCGCGCTTCCGCCCGCGACGCCGTCGCCAGCGTCCAGATCGACCCGCGGCTGCCGGTCATACCGGTGCGCGCGCTCAAGAACGCCGGCACCGAGGCCTTCACCGCCAAGCAGCGCGAGATTGCCGAAGCGGTCGATCGCGGCGCGATGGACCTTGCGGCGGGGCAGCTGGCCATCGAACATTATTGGGCCGGCGCGTTGCGCCGCGCCGTGGTCGATGGCGATATCGAGAACGGCAGCCTGATGGCCGGCCAGTCCGTCGGCATGGTCACGCGCGAACAGCCGGTGGCGGAGATCATCGCCGAACTCGTTGCCGAGGCCGATGCGGCGCTCCACAGCCGCGCTTCGCCCTTCGAATCGGCGGCCTGATGGCCGCCGCCAACGCCGCTCGGGAAATCCTGCGCCGCCTTCACGAAGTGATGGCGTCGAAGAGCGGCGCTGAGGCAAAACTGGGCCAGGTGGTCCGCATCGTTGCCGAGCTGCTGACCAGCGAAGTCGCGTCGATCTATCTGCTGCGCGACGGCATGCTCGAACTGTTCGCCACACAGGGGCTGGCGCAATCGGCCGTGCATGTGACGCGGCTGAGCATGGGGCAGGGGCTGGTCGGCACCATCGCCGCGACGCGCGAGCCGCTGAACCTTGCCGAGGCCAAGGAACACCCGGACTTTGCCTATCGTCCCGAAACCGGCGAGGATGACTACCACAGCTTTGCCGGCGTGCCGATCGTGCGGCGCGAGGCGGCGATCGGCGTCCTTGGTGTCCAGCACCGCGAGCCGCGCGATTATGACGAAGTCGAGATCGAAGCGCTGCAGACCGTCGCCATGGTGCTGTCGGAACTGATCCACGGCGCCGGGCTGGTCGACGATGCCCAGGCGGCGCGGGCGCGTGCGGCAAGTTCCGGCCCGCTGCGGCTGTCGGGGTTGAAGCTGGTCGACGGGCTTGGCCGCGGCGTGGCGGTGTTCCACCAGCCGCGGGTCGTTGTCGAGCACACAGTTGCCGACGACACCGATGTCGAGCGCGCCCGCGTCTATTCGGCGTTCACCCGGATGCGCGAGCAGATCGACACGATGATGGGCCAGGCCGAATTTGCCGGGGGCGGCGACCATCACGACGTTCTCGATACCTACAAGATGTTCGCCTATGACGAAGGCTGGGCCCGCCGCATCAATGAAGCGATCGAAACCGGCCTGACCGCCGAAGCCGCCATCGAACGCGTCCAGGCCCGCACCCGGGCGCGGATGCGGTCGATCGACGACCCCTATCTGCGCGAACGGCTGACCGACCTCGACGATCTTTCCAACCGCCTGCTGCGCATCGTCTCGGGGCAGCTCGGCACCGCGGCGAAATCGGGGCTGCGCGACGATACCATCCTCATCGCGCGCAACCTGGGGCCAGCCGAACTGCTGGAATATGACAAGCGCTATCTGAAGGGCGTGGTGCTGGAAGAAGGCAGCCTGACGGCGCACGTCATCATCGTGGCGCGGGCGATGGGGGTGCCGGTGCTGGGCCGCGTCACCGACCTGTTCGCCCAGGTGTCGGACGGCGACGAGCTGATCGTCGATGCCGGCAATGGCGCGCTGCTGGTGCGGCCGCAGGCGGCGATGATCACCTCGTACGAGGCGATGCGCGATGTGAAGGCGCGGCAGGCGGAAAAATTCGCAGCGGTCAAGGACTTGCCGGCGATCAGCCGCGATGGCCAGCGCGTCGCCATCCTGATGAACGCGGGGCTCGCCGACGATGCCCAGGCGCTCGACCTGACCGGCGCCGACGGCATCGGGCTGTTCCGCACCGAATTCCAGTTCCTCGTGTCGGCCACCCTGCCGCGGCGCGAACGCCAGCAGGCGCTGTATCGCACGGTGCTGGAAGCTGCCGACACGCGGCCGGTGGTGTTCCGCACCGTCGACATCGGCGGCGACAAGGCGGTGCCTTATCTGCAGGAAGGCGAAGGCGAGGAAAACCCCGCCATGGGCTGGCGCGCGCTGCGGCTGGCGCTGGGCCGCGCCGGACTGATGAAAGTCCAGGCGCGCGCGCTGCTCGAAGGTGCCGCCGGGCGCACGCTCAACATCATGTTCCCGATGGTCAGCGAACCCTGGGAATTCCGCGAGGCCAAGGCGCTGGTGGAAGGCCAGCGGGCACTGCTGGCGCGCCAGGGCCATGATCTGCCGGCCCATGTCCGCTATGGCGCGATGATCGAGGTGCCGGCGCTGATCGAGATGCTCGACGTGCTGCTGCCGCTGACCGATTTCGTCTCGGTCGGCACCAACGACCTGACCCAGTTCCTGTTCGCCGCCGACCGCGCCAACCCGCGGCTTGCCGACCGCTATGACTGGATGTCGCCCGCCATCCTGCGCGTGCTGCGCCGCATCGTGCGCGAGGCCGATGCCGCCGGCGTGCCGGTGACCGTCTGTGGCGAAATGGGCGGCCGGCCGCTGGAGGCGCTGGCGCTGCTGGCGCTTGGCGTCGAAAGCCTGTCGATCACGCCCGCCGGCGTCGGCCCGATCAAGGCGATGGTGCGCTCGGCCGACCTGGGATCGCTCAAGGCGCAGATGACCGGCTGGCTCGATGCGCCGGGTGTCGATGTCCGCACCGTGCTGGCGGCGGCGGCGGCGGCGCAGGGTGTGGAACTAGGCTGACCAGTCGCCGAAGGGCAGCACCGCCCGATAGGGTGCCAGCCCGCTGCGATCGCCCTGGGCGCGCAGCACATAGGCGTCGGCAACGATGCACGCCTGTTGCTCGATGCCATAGCGTGCGAACGCCTTGCCGGGCTTCAGCGTATAGCCATAGCGCGCCAGCGGCGGCCGCGCGAAGATCAGCTTGCGGCCCTGCTGATGCTGCCAGACATGGACCATTTCATGGACGAAATGCGCGCGCAGGCCGAGCGATGCTGCCGCATAATCGGTGCACCAGTTGTTGCCGTCCGGGTGGCACCAGACATGGCCGTCGGGCGCCATGGTGACACGGCGCGGGTGCAGCGGCCAGAATTTGCGCCGCCGGATCGACGCCAGCGCCGGGTTGAGCGCAGGCCCGAACACCTGTGCACAGATGGCGACTTCGCCGGCCGTCAACGGTCGGTCGGTGTCGATCGGCGGCATCAATGGCCCGCGTGCGGATCGGCCGGCGGAGTCGCCCCCGGCGCGCGGACGGCAGCGACGGTCGTCAGCGGCTTGCCGTTGCGGAACACCAGCGTCAGCGGCAGCGAGGTCGGCGCGCCGGTCATGCCGAAGATCATCAGATGATTGCCGCCCGGGGCAAAGGCCACCCTTGCCCCGGCGGGCACCGGTACCGAATCAAGCTTTGCCATCTTCATGATGCCCCCCGCCATCGACATGCTGTGAAGCTCGATGCGCAGGCCGGGCGACGTGACGCCCACCAGTGTATCGGGCTGGCCGCCGCCGGCGAGCACGAGATAGCCGGCGGCCGGGCGCCCGGGCACGGCCGCGGCGCGGACCCAGGCGCCGCTGACCTGCGGCCGCGTGCGGTCCCATGCTTCCTTGACCGGCGGTGCCGGCGCCGCGGCAAGCACGGGGGCCGCCAGCAACGACAGGATGATGGTGCGGATGAACATGGCGCCGACCTTTGCAAGGAATGGCGCCGCTTTAGCCCGGACTGCCCGACCTGTCATCGCGCCTGTCATCGCACAGGTGACGCCTGCCCGGGGTTGGGCTAGACGCTGCGCCATGACGCTGCGCATCGCCACCTGGAACATCAATTCGGTGCGGTTCCGCCTCGATATCGTCGAACGCTTCCTGCGCGACCATGCCCCCGACGTGCTGTGCCTGCAGGAAACCAAGGTCGTCGACGATGCCTTTCCCCACGCCATGTTCGAAGCGATGGGTTATCACCACCGCATCCTCAACGGCCAGCGCATGCACCATGGCGTCGCCACCGTCTCGCGGATTCCGCTGACCGAGGACCGGCGGTTCGACTGGCAGGACAATGGCGAGGCACGGCACATCGGCGCCCGGCTGGCCAATGGCGTGCTGATCGAGAATGTCTATATCCCCGCCGGCGGCGACGTTCCCGACCGCACGCTCAACCCCAAGTTCGGGCAGAAGCTCGATTTTTTGGGGCGGATGCTGCGCTGGTCGGAATCGCTGCGCGACGGCACCGTGATCGTCGGGGATTTCAACGTCGCGCCGCTGGAATGCGACGTCTGGAGCCACAAGGCGCTGATCGACGTCGTCAGCCATACGCCGGTCGAGGTTGCGGCGCTGGCGGCGTTGCAGGCCAGCCATGACTGGGTCGACCTCGGCCGCCATTTCATCGCCCCGCCCGAGCGGCTGTTCACCTGGTGGAGCTATCGCGCCACCGACTGGCGGCTGTCCGATCGCGGCCGCCGGCTCGACCATATCTGGGCATCGCCCGAGGTGGCGGCGGCGGCAACCGGCTTTGAAGTGATCGAGGACGCGCGCGACTGGGGCAAGCCGTCCGACCATGTCCCGCAGATCGCGACCTTCGCCCTGTGAGCGTCGCCGAAGCCGCCATCGACGCGCTGCGGCGTGGGCGCATCGTCGGGCTGGCGGGGCCGGATGGCGGCCTGGCGATCCTGTCCGCCGAACTTGCCGATGCGGCGTCGCTGGCGGCGCTGGAAGGCAGCGGCCGCGCCGGCCTCATCATCACCGCGCGGCGGGCGGCGGTGCTCGCCATCACCAACCAGCGCGCCGCGGCCGTCGCCGACCCGGAGCCGGTGTGGGTCGAGCGGCCGGCGTGGCTCGGGCTCGACGCCAGCCGTGCCGTCGCCGACCCGGTGCTCGACATGGCGACACCATTGAAGGGGCCGTTCACCAGCCGGGCGCTCGATGGCGACCGCGTGGCGGCGCTGGCGGCGATCACCCTCGCCAAGCAGGCGGCGCTGCTGCCGGCGGTCTATGCGGTGCCCATCGCCGCGGCGGCGCCGGTCGTCACCGTGGCTGTCGACGCCGTGCTGGCGCTGCCCGCCGCCGCCGCCGACGTGACCTTGTCGTCGCGCGCCCGGCTGCCGCTGGCGCAGGCACCCGATACCGAAGTCGTCGCCTTTCGCCCCGGCGATGGCGGCCCCGAGCATCTGGCGCTGGTCATCGGCGACCCCAACCCCGTCCAGCCGGTGCTGGTGCGGCTGCATTCGGCGTGCCTGACCGGCGATGTGCTCGGCAGCCTTAAATGCGATTGCGGCCCGCAGCTGCACGCCGCGCTGGCGGCGATCGCCGCCAACCCCGGCGGCGGCATCCTGCTCTACCTGCAACAGGAAGGCCGCGGCATCGGGCTGATCAACAAGCTGCGCGCCTATGCGTTGCAGGACCAGGGGTTCGATACCGTCGACGCCAACACACGGCTGGGGTTCGAGCCCGACGAGCGCGATTTCACGCTGGCGGCGGCGATGCTGCACCAGCTCGGCGTCGGCAGCGTGCAACTGATGACCAACAACCCGCTGAAGGTCGAAGGTCTGGCGGCGCATGGGCTGGCGGTGTCCCGCGTGCCGCACAGCATGGCGCCCAACCCGCACAATATCGGCTATCTCGGCACCAAGCGCGACCGCCAGGGGCATTTGCTGTGACATTGTTCGCCAGCCTGTCCGCCGGCACGGTCGAAGCCTTCAACGAGGCGGTGCCCGCCGTCTTCGGCCGCGCCGGCACCATTGCCGCCGACGCCAAGCGCGAAGGCGATGGCGCGTCGCCGATCGGCGCCTGGCCGGTCCGCGCGGCGCTGCTGCGCCCCGACCGGATGGCGGCGCCGGCGACGGCGCTGCCGTGGCGCTGGCTGCGCGCCGACGATGGCTGGTCCGACGATGCCGCCGACCCGGCGTACAACCGCCCGGTGCGCCATCCCCACCGCTTCGGTGCCGAGCGGCTGTGGCGCGATGACGGCGCCTATGACATCATCATCGTCCTCGGTCACAACGACCGCCCGCCGCTGGCGCCGCTGGGCAGCGCCATCTTTTTCCACTGCACCCGGCCCGATCGCCGGCCGACCCAAGGCTGTGTCGCTGTCGACCGGCCGGTGCTGGCGCGCTGGCTCGACCGGCTGCAGCCCGGCGACAGGCTGGTGATCGCGCCATGAAACGTTTCGTGCTGCTGCTCGCGCTCGCCGGCTGTGCACCCGACCCGGCGCAGGTGAAGGCCAAGGCGGCCGCCGACGCGGCGCAGGCCGCCGCGGACGCGCTGCCGGTGTATCGCGTCGCCGTGGCGAAGGACGGGCTGTTGCTGACCGATCCGCGCGGCGGTGCCGCCAGGCCGGCGCCGTTCGGGCTGCGCCAGTCGTTGCTGCTCGCCATCCTGGCACGGTCGTTCGGCACCGCGACGGAAGGGCATGACACCGGCTGCGACCGCGATTTCGCGCGCTGGCCGAATGGCCTGACGCTGTGGTTCGCTGGCGGCACCTTCGCCGGCTGGTCGCTGGCCGGGGCCGATGCGGCGATCGGCGTGGCGCCGGGGCTGGTGCGCGCGCCGGCGATGGCGGCGGGGCTGGCCTGCGAGTAAACCGCGCGGCGGGCGCTGCCGAAAGTCTCGAAAGTCACACCGATTGTGGCATGCGACGTTGCGCCCGAACGGGCGCCACGCCCTGCTGCCTGCGGGCATACGACTGCCGATCGTGGTGTCGGATGTTCGGGCATCCGTCCTTGTAACCGATCCGGTTCGTGTAGGACAGGATCAGGCAGTTGGCAGCCGGCCGTGTCGGTTGCGGTGCAATCGTTAAGAATCAGATAATATTCTGATATCTGTGGAATGTTCGCTGCCGGACAGAGGCTTTCGCCCGGCAATCGACCCGTTCATCTTGGAGTCATGGTTAACAAATTGTGACGGAGTCGTGTTGTGTCGAGCGTCGGTGAATGTGCCCATGGCTGAAATGATCGGCCCGCGGGGTCCCCGGCCAGCAACGGCGCCGTCGGCCGGTGGCAAGCCCGACGCCGCCGGGGTCGGCCTGCATTTCCGGCTGGTCAGCGCCGGGGAGCCGCTGGTGCGCGAAGGCGAGCCGATGCGGGAAGTGCATCTTCTCGCCGACGGCCGCGCCTATCGGTTCCGGGAAGGGCCCGAAGCGCAGCGCGAGACGCTGGCCGTGCTGGCGCCGACCGATGCCTGCACCATCGATGCCCTGCTGCTGGCGCGCGCGAACTACAGTGTCGAGATGCTGACTCCGGGGTCGGTCGTGTGCGTGACCCGCGAACAGGCGCTGGCACTGGTCGCCGATCACCCGGGGATCAGGTGCAGCTTTACCTGGCTGCGCTATGTCGAGGAAGCGATTCGCGCCCAATGGTCCGCCCATCTCGACTGGCAATCGGCGCCCGGGCGCACCGCCCATCTGCTTTGCGAACTGGCGTATCGGCTGGGCAAGCCGGACGGCGCCGGCGGAATCGGGTTCGATCCGCCGCTGACGGCCGATGGGCTGGCCGATGTGCTGGCGCTGACGCCGGTCACCATCGAACGGACACTGCAGGAACTGCGCGCCGAAGGACTGGTGGCGCTGGCCCGGCGCGAGGTCGTCATTCGCCATCTCGCGGCGCTGCAGCGCGTCGCGGACTGCGGCCATTTCTGCGTGCGTGCCAGCCCGGCAAACGTGCCGATTGCAGATGTATTCGATACGTGTCGAAGGCAGTATTCCTAAATACCGGACTAATATAGTCTTGTTTTATGCGAGACAATGCGTGAACTACCTATGTAAATAGAATTTATTTTTCCCATATATCGGCTATCGGTCGCCAGTGTTTCAGGGCGCGACTGACTGAAGGCAGCGCAGGTTTTCGCCCCGACCATCAGGCGAACAATGTCGAATCTCCGCAATTACAGTCACAATATTCTGCTCAGGCTGATGGCCGACGCGGATCTGGCGCTGCTCGCGCCGGGCTTCACGCGGGTTGTGCTGGAACCGCGGCAGGTCCTGGTCACCGCGAACATGCCGATCGACCAGGTCTATTTCCTCGAAAGCGGCGTCGCATCGGTGGTGTCGCGCCTGCCCGAACAGGGGATGACCGAGATCGGCATTTTCGGCCGCGAAGGCTTTTCGGGGTCGGCCGTCATGCTCGGTGCCAGGTCTTCGCCGCATTATACGCACATGCAGGTGGATGGGCAGACCGCGCTGCGCATCGACAGCGACCGGCTGCTCGCAGCGGCGGCGGCCAGCCCGTCGCTGCAGGCGCATCTGCTGCGCTATGTGCAGAGTTTCCTCGTCCAGACCGCGCATACGGCGGTGTCGAACGCCCATCACCGCATGGAGGCGCGGCTGGCACGCTGGCTGCTGATGTGTCACGACCGGCTGGACGGCGACGAGATCCAGATCACCCATGAATTCATGGCGATGATGATCGCGGCGCAGCGCAGCGGGGTGACGATCACGCTGCATTTCCTGGAAGGCGCAGGGATGATCCGGTCCCAGCGCGGCCGCGTCGTCATCGTCGACCGTGCCCGGCTGGAGGATATTTCCGGTGAAGCCTATGGCCAGCCGGAAGCGGAATACCGGCGCCTGATCGGACCGTTCGGGCGATCGGCGGGGGCCGGCGACAGCGACAGCTGAGGGCGGGCGTGCGTTGGCGCCCCGGCTGCCGCCCTACGCCGCAATGCGGTCCACCAGAATCGCAGCTTCCTTCGCGCGCGCCGCGGCAAGATCATGCGCTGCCTGCATCCGCAACAGCGTCTCGGCGCGAAGACCGAAAGCCTTTTCAAAGCGGATCGCCATTTCAGCCGACACACCGGCGTTGCCGTTGAGAAGATTGCTCATCGCCTGGCGGGTAACGTGAAGCTTCTGGGCAGCGACGGTGACATTGAGGCCATGGGGCTCGATGAATTCGGTGCGCAACCAGGGACCGGGATGGATGGCGAAGCTGGCGTGCAGGGTAATCGGCATCAGTGATAATCCTCCAGATCGAGGTCTTCGATGGCGAGGCCCTGCGTCACCCGAAAGGTCATCCGCCAGTTCTTGGTCACCGTCAGCGACCAGGTGCCGCTGCGATCACCGGTCAGCAGATGCGCGCCGAAATTGGGTGGCACCAGCAATTCGTCTGCCGCCTCGATGGCAACCAGATAGGCCAGCATGTTGCGCAGGCGGCCGATCAGATTGCCGGGAAGGCCCTTGGTGGTTCCGGTCTCGGCAAAGTTGCGAAGCGCCTTGTGCCGGATGGATTCGATTTCCATGGCACCGACTACCGCGGTACCTGTCGTGTGTCAAGTGACGGGCGACAGACAAGTCCCCGCGTTCGGGCACGTTCTGAGGCGGCGAGGGGCTCTACCGCCCCCCGCGCCGGATGCCCTTCGGCACGCGTGACTGGCCCGGTCGGCGGCCGGTCCGCACGCGGTCGCGGCGTTCGCCGGGTTGCTGGCCTTCGCCGAGCGGCAGTTCGAAGCGCAGCGCGCCGGTGATCGGGTTGGCTTCGGCGAGCCGCAGGTCGAGGCGCATGCCGGACTGGTAGCGGGTGCCGGTTTCGATGCCCTCCAGGGTGCGGCGATCCTCGTCGAAGACGAAGCGTTCGTCGCCGAGGGTGGAGACGGGGACGAGGCCGTCGCCACCAAGCCCGATGACCTGGGCAAAAAAGCCGAACTTGGCGACGCCGGTGATGCGCGTCGGCAGGACTTCACCCAGCCGGGTCGACAGGAAGGCGGCGACATAGCGGTCGGTGGTGTCGCGTTCGGCCTCCATGGCGCGGCGCTCGGTCATGCTGACATGGTCGGCGGTGCGGCCCATCGCGGCACCATCGGCATCGGACAGTCCGCCGTCGCCGAGCTGGTACGCCGCCACCAGCGCGCGGTGGACGACAAGGTCGGCATAGCGGCGGATCGGCGAGGTGAAATGCGCGTAGCTGCCCAGCGACAGGCCGAAATGGCCCTTGTTGTCGGGGCTGTAATAGGCCTGGGTCTGGCTGCGCAGCACCGCCTCCATCAGCTGTTCGGCCTCGGGCTTGCCCTTGGCGCGCGCCAGGATGCGGTTGAAAGTGGCGGGCTTGATGACCTGGCCGAGCGCCAGCTTTTCATCGAAGGTGTCGAGATAGTCCTTGAGCGCCACCAGCTTTTCGCGGCTCGGCGGCTCATGGTCGCGGTACATGCACGGCGACTTCTTCGCTTCCAGCGCCTTGGCGGCGGCGACGTTGGCGGCGATCATGTAATCCTCGATCAGGCGATGCGCGTCGAGGCTCTGGCGCAGCGCGATCGACACGATCCGGCCGGCGTCGTCGAGGATGACGCGGCGTTCGGGAAGGTCGAGCGCCAGCGGTTCACGGGCGTCGCGGGCCTTGGACAGCGCGCCCCAGGCGGCCCAGAGGTCGCGCAGGACGGGGAGGAAGTCGCCGCTGGCGCTGTCGATACTCGCTTGCGCATCTTCATAGGCGATGTTGGTGACGCAGCGGATGACGGCACGGGTGAAGCGCTGCGCCAGCACCTTGCCGTCGGCGGCGATCTGCAAATGGCAGGCGAGGACGCCGCGGTCCTCCCCTTCGACCAGCGAGCAGATGTCGGCGGACAGGGTTTCGGGCAGCATCGGGACGACGCGATCGGGGAAATAGACGCTGTTGCCGCGCTGCCGGGCGGCGCGGTCGAGCGGCGTGCCGGGGCGGACGTAGAAGCTGACATCGGCGATCGCGACGATGGCCTTGAACTGGCCCGGGTTGTCGGCATCGGGCGCCGCCCAGACGGCGTCATCGTGGTCGCGCGCATCGGCGGGATCGATGGTTAGGAACGGCAGCGCGCGCAGGTCCTCGCGGTCTCCGCTACCAACGTTCAGGGGCCGGCGGGCGACCTGGGCGGCTTCCTCCAGCGAGGCCTCGTCGAACCGGTGGGGGATGCCCTTGGCGTGGATGGCGATGAGCGAGAAGGAGCGCGGCGCGAAGGGATCGCCAAGGATTTCGACAACGCGGGCGGACTGGCGCGGCGGCCGGCCGGCGGGTTCGGCGAGGACGAGGTCGCCGACCTTCGCGTCGCCGGGGTCGCTGACCGCCAGGTCGGCGCGGGCGCGCTTGTCGACGGGGACCATGCGATAGCCGGCGGCGTCGCGGCGCAGGATGCCGAGGACGAACTCCTCGGTCTTGGCGAGCGCCTTCATCGGAAAGGCGGTATAGCCTGTGCCGGTTTCCTCGATCCGCGCAAGCACGCGGTCGCCGACGCCGAGCGCGGCGCGGCGTTTCCCCTCGATCAGGCGGATGCGCGGCGGCGGGGCGGCGTGGTCCCAGCGGTCGGGAACGGCGACGGGGCCGTCCTCGGCGGCTTCGACGATGCGCAACACGGCGACCTTGGGCAGGCCGCCGGCCTTTTGCAGGGTGCGGCCGGGGCCGACTTCGAGCGCGCCGTCGTCCAGCATGTCCTTCAGCAGCGCCTTGAGCGCGATCTTGTCCTGGGCGTGCAGGCCGAAGGCCTTGGCGATCTCGCGCTTGCCGACGGCGGTCGGCTGGCTGCGGATGAAGGCCAAGATGGCGTCGCGGCTGGGCAGGCCGGGGGCGGGCGAGGGAGGGCGGCGGGGCATGGCGGGACCATGGGCGGCGCGCGCGGGGGATGCAACCGGGGCTTGCCTATGACCCGCGGTTGCTTAAATGCGGCGCCGGACTTGAACGCAACGATGCTGCGCTTATCTCAGCCCGGTCACACGAACCGGAGACGATGGGCGGCGCTGCCTCGGGGTGCTGTCGCACGGGCTCCACGAACAAAAGGGCGAAAGCAAGATCATGGCAAAAGTCATCGGTATCGATCTCGGCACCACCAACAGCTGCGTTGCCGTCATGGAAGGGTCGACCCCCAAGGTTGTCGAGAATGCCGAAGGCGCGCGCACGACGCCGTCGCAGGTGGCATTCACCAAGGATGGCGAGCGACTGGTCGGCCAGCCGGCCAAGCGCCAGGCGGTGACCAACCCCGAAAACACCGTGTTCGCGGTGAAGCGCCTGATCGGCCGTTCGTTCAGCGACCCGCTGACCCAGAAGGACGCGGCGCTGGTGCCGTACAAGATCGTCAAGGGCCCCAATGGCGACGCCTGGGTCCAGGCCGGCAATGAAGATTATTCGCCGTCGCAGATTTCCGCCTTCATCCTGCAGAAGATGAAGGAAACCGCCGAGGCCTATCTGGGCGAAACCGTCACCCAGGCCGTCATCACCGTGCCGGCCTATTTCAACGACGCCCAGCGCCAGGCGACCAAGGACGCCGGCAAGATCGCCGGGCTGGAAGTGCTGCGCATCA is a window from the Polymorphobacter fuscus genome containing:
- a CDS encoding type II toxin-antitoxin system RelE/ParE family toxin translates to MEIESIRHKALRNFAETGTTKGLPGNLIGRLRNMLAYLVAIEAADELLVPPNFGAHLLTGDRSGTWSLTVTKNWRMTFRVTQGLAIEDLDLEDYH
- a CDS encoding HigA family addiction module antitoxin, coding for MPITLHASFAIHPGPWLRTEFIEPHGLNVTVAAQKLHVTRQAMSNLLNGNAGVSAEMAIRFEKAFGLRAETLLRMQAAHDLAAARAKEAAILVDRIAA
- a CDS encoding Crp/Fnr family transcriptional regulator is translated as MSNLRNYSHNILLRLMADADLALLAPGFTRVVLEPRQVLVTANMPIDQVYFLESGVASVVSRLPEQGMTEIGIFGREGFSGSAVMLGARSSPHYTHMQVDGQTALRIDSDRLLAAAAASPSLQAHLLRYVQSFLVQTAHTAVSNAHHRMEARLARWLLMCHDRLDGDEIQITHEFMAMMIAAQRSGVTITLHFLEGAGMIRSQRGRVVIVDRARLEDISGEAYGQPEAEYRRLIGPFGRSAGAGDSDS
- the rnr gene encoding ribonuclease R, translating into MPRRPPSPAPGLPSRDAILAFIRSQPTAVGKREIAKAFGLHAQDKIALKALLKDMLDDGALEVGPGRTLQKAGGLPKVAVLRIVEAAEDGPVAVPDRWDHAAPPPRIRLIEGKRRAALGVGDRVLARIEETGTGYTAFPMKALAKTEEFVLGILRRDAAGYRMVPVDKRARADLAVSDPGDAKVGDLVLAEPAGRPPRQSARVVEILGDPFAPRSFSLIAIHAKGIPHRFDEASLEEAAQVARRPLNVGSGDREDLRALPFLTIDPADARDHDDAVWAAPDADNPGQFKAIVAIADVSFYVRPGTPLDRAARQRGNSVYFPDRVVPMLPETLSADICSLVEGEDRGVLACHLQIAADGKVLAQRFTRAVIRCVTNIAYEDAQASIDSASGDFLPVLRDLWAAWGALSKARDAREPLALDLPERRVILDDAGRIVSIALRQSLDAHRLIEDYMIAANVAAAKALEAKKSPCMYRDHEPPSREKLVALKDYLDTFDEKLALGQVIKPATFNRILARAKGKPEAEQLMEAVLRSQTQAYYSPDNKGHFGLSLGSYAHFTSPIRRYADLVVHRALVAAYQLGDGGLSDADGAAMGRTADHVSMTERRAMEAERDTTDRYVAAFLSTRLGEVLPTRITGVAKFGFFAQVIGLGGDGLVPVSTLGDERFVFDEDRRTLEGIETGTRYQSGMRLDLRLAEANPITGALRFELPLGEGQQPGERRDRVRTGRRPGQSRVPKGIRRGGR